A genomic window from Brachyspira sp. SAP_772 includes:
- a CDS encoding ankyrin repeat domain-containing protein: MKKKILLILMIAISSLYSKSNNDKINSLTTTTNEIIKPSNELLSLLEKNKNKTGVAEIIELINEGGINAASKDEIIIGDVTHYANTTPLMIASSYNHYDIAKALIDNGALVNLKANDGFNALMEAVRTGNIEIAKLLIEHDSDINIKNKDGKTMIIIACEKGNEEIFNLLVENNADINAKSSWGASALIYASEKGNINIMKYLIDNGIDVNLKAYENGDTPLLWAISGENPYEASKLLIENGADVNAVNNSGVAPATILAASTPKVVKLLKDNGADLDTKFLDYYPPIAIAAGAGNLEIVKALVENGADVNYYPNDINYTAIFHAIDQHNYEVAEYLFKNGVDLNIKMKPDNDYGRSIKESYNVLEYAEAIKDKKMIDLVKKYYKKK, encoded by the coding sequence AAATAGTTTAACCACTACTACAAATGAAATAATAAAGCCAAGCAATGAATTATTAAGTTTATTAGAAAAGAATAAAAATAAAACAGGGGTTGCTGAAATAATTGAATTAATAAATGAAGGTGGTATAAATGCTGCTTCAAAAGACGAAATTATTATAGGTGATGTTACTCACTATGCTAATACTACTCCTCTAATGATAGCTTCATCATATAATCATTATGATATAGCAAAAGCTTTGATTGATAATGGGGCTTTAGTTAATTTAAAAGCAAATGACGGATTTAATGCTTTGATGGAAGCTGTGAGGACTGGCAATATAGAGATAGCAAAATTACTAATAGAACATGACTCTGATATAAATATAAAAAACAAAGACGGTAAAACTATGATTATAATTGCATGCGAAAAAGGCAATGAAGAGATATTTAATTTATTAGTAGAAAACAATGCTGATATAAATGCAAAATCATCTTGGGGAGCAAGTGCACTTATTTATGCTTCTGAAAAGGGAAATATTAATATAATGAAATATTTGATAGACAATGGAATAGATGTTAATTTGAAAGCTTATGAGAATGGAGATACTCCGTTATTATGGGCAATTTCGGGAGAAAATCCTTATGAGGCTTCAAAACTTTTAATAGAAAATGGGGCTGATGTTAATGCTGTAAATAATAGCGGGGTTGCACCTGCTACTATACTTGCAGCATCTACTCCTAAAGTGGTAAAACTCTTAAAAGATAATGGTGCTGATTTAGATACAAAATTTTTAGATTATTATCCTCCTATAGCGATTGCTGCAGGTGCGGGTAATTTAGAAATAGTTAAGGCATTGGTTGAAAATGGGGCTGATGTGAACTATTATCCTAATGATATAAACTATACTGCGATATTTCATGCTATAGACCAACATAATTATGAAGTTGCTGAATATTTATTTAAAAACGGAGTGGATTTAAATATAAAAATGAAACCTGATAATGACTATGGCAGAAGTATAAAAGAAAGCTACAATGTTTTAGAATATGCCGAGGCTATTAAGGATAAAAAAATGATTGATTTAGTAAAAAAATATTATAAGAAAAAATAG
- a CDS encoding ankyrin repeat domain-containing protein, whose amino-acid sequence MKVLGIIIFIISSYIAYGQVSEDFKNLAATNKESALYKSVISENIDEFKYIIENIEKEYITYSITNSETWYNYIPNLSTNNFSNFVQVLLDNGMDINKKNEEGKSLILDISKSYDSHHKPKFGKSEIIGVPDSKYKIETLINLGANINIQDNDGNGILHYILSRDNIGTEEYDIIEMLIKNEVNINLQNNDGDTALHKISYKKNNNHRNINMEKKVASLLIENNADKNIKNNNGKKAYPVVFIYNIKLIFNKIFNILSTIFTIVLLIVIAIPSLILHTIIGFIENISDFFR is encoded by the coding sequence ATGAAAGTATTAGGTATTATAATATTTATTATTAGTTCGTACATTGCTTATGGTCAGGTAAGTGAAGATTTTAAAAATTTAGCGGCAACAAATAAAGAATCAGCATTATACAAATCAGTAATATCAGAAAATATCGATGAGTTTAAATACATAATTGAAAATATTGAAAAAGAATATATAACTTACTCTATAACTAATAGTGAGACATGGTATAACTATATACCTAATTTAAGCACTAATAATTTCTCTAATTTCGTACAAGTTTTATTAGATAATGGAATGGATATTAATAAGAAAAATGAAGAGGGAAAAAGCCTTATACTTGATATAAGTAAGTCATATGATTCACATCATAAACCTAAATTTGGTAAAAGTGAAATTATAGGAGTTCCAGATAGCAAATATAAAATTGAAACACTTATAAATCTTGGAGCAAATATTAATATACAAGATAATGACGGAAATGGTATACTTCACTACATACTTTCTAGAGATAATATAGGAACAGAAGAATATGATATTATTGAAATGCTTATAAAAAACGAAGTAAATATTAATTTACAAAATAATGATGGAGATACTGCACTTCATAAGATTTCATATAAAAAAAATAATAATCATAGAAATATTAATATGGAAAAAAAAGTTGCCTCTCTTTTGATAGAAAATAATGCAGATAAAAATATAAAAAACAATAATGGCAAAAAAGCGTATCCCGTAGTATTTATATATAATATAAAATTAATTTTTAATAAAATATTTAATATTTTATCAACTATTTTTACGATTGTACTTCTAATTGTAATTGCTATACCATCTTTAATATTACATACAATAATAGGATTTATTGAGAACATATCTGATTTTTTTAGATAA
- a CDS encoding tetratricopeptide repeat protein: MAKISNYLFNKHIEKCKISLRGFEKSEVKDLKDDFKKEAKKILADANNFLNGIDALNYSDFDDFNSKAETFNDELNRILETFYIKEPDEIYTYNKFIDYFHYDQTMFNDEDNEIDVNDLHTLDEYFDYNTNGVVYNNSGSYQKAIECYNKAIELIDNYALSYYNRGLANNNLGFFKKAIKDYDKAIELSKNYKDAYYNRGLAKNNANLHKEAIKDYDKVIELDNKNIDAYNNRGVSKNYLQLFKEAIKDFNKIIELDTNNYYAYGNRGNSKHDLGLYREAIEDYNKAIKINPNFADAYYNRANSKQELGLYKEAIDDYNEAIKWKPKDLYVYNSRGNAKYNLGLYEEAIKDYDKAIELNPYYADAYENRGSAKDELGQYKEAIEDYDKAIELEPNTAYLYNDRGWVKKNAGLYKEALKDYKKALELDPNNEYAIRNMQGLKEEHGLK, encoded by the coding sequence ATGGCAAAAATATCTAATTATCTTTTTAACAAACATATAGAAAAATGCAAAATATCATTAAGAGGATTTGAAAAAAGCGAAGTTAAAGATTTAAAAGATGATTTTAAAAAAGAAGCAAAAAAAATTCTAGCTGATGCTAACAATTTTTTAAACGGTATTGATGCATTAAATTATTCTGATTTTGATGATTTTAATAGCAAGGCGGAAACTTTTAATGATGAATTAAACAGAATACTTGAAACATTTTATATAAAAGAGCCTGATGAAATTTATACTTATAATAAGTTTATTGATTATTTTCATTATGATCAAACTATGTTTAATGATGAAGATAATGAAATAGATGTCAATGATTTACATACTTTAGATGAATACTTCGATTACAATACTAATGGAGTTGTTTATAATAATTCAGGATCATATCAGAAAGCTATAGAGTGTTATAATAAAGCCATAGAGTTAATTGATAATTATGCATTATCTTATTATAATAGAGGACTTGCTAACAATAATTTAGGATTTTTTAAAAAAGCTATAAAAGATTATGACAAAGCTATAGAATTAAGTAAAAATTATAAAGATGCTTATTACAATAGAGGGCTTGCTAAAAATAATGCTAATTTACACAAGGAAGCTATTAAAGATTATGATAAGGTTATAGAATTAGACAATAAAAATATAGATGCATATAATAATAGAGGTGTTTCCAAAAATTATTTACAGCTTTTTAAAGAGGCTATAAAAGATTTTAATAAGATTATAGAGTTGGACACTAATAACTATTATGCTTATGGTAATAGGGGCAATTCTAAGCATGATTTGGGACTTTATAGAGAAGCTATTGAAGATTATAACAAAGCTATAAAGATTAATCCTAATTTTGCAGATGCTTACTATAACAGAGCAAATTCAAAACAAGAGTTGGGATTATATAAAGAAGCTATTGATGATTATAATGAGGCTATAAAATGGAAACCTAAAGATTTATATGTATATAACAGCAGAGGAAATGCTAAATATAATTTAGGCTTGTATGAAGAAGCTATAAAAGATTATGATAAAGCTATAGAATTGAATCCTTATTATGCAGATGCTTATGAAAACAGAGGAAGTGCTAAAGATGAATTAGGACAGTATAAAGAAGCTATTGAAGATTATGATAAAGCTATAGAATTAGAACCGAATACTGCTTATTTATATAATGATAGAGGCTGGGTTAAGAAAAATGCTGGATTATATAAAGAAGCTTTGAAAGATTATAAAAAAGCTTTAGAGTTAGATCCTAATAATGAATATGCAATTAGAAATATGCAAGGTCTTAAAGAAGAACATGGCTTGAAATGA
- a CDS encoding NAD(P)-dependent alcohol dehydrogenase encodes MKKAILIMMLLSIISCNNSSNAQTQNNNNKINNQNSSSNAVYNQELKKAPINIQTNADGRIKSRGFAAVSANMDFKYHEFTRHSVGSNDVLIEILYAGICHSDIHMVEGKSSNTPLVVGHEIAGRVIQVGSSVTKFKVGDFAGVGCMVNSCGECESCLDDLEQYCLNRAVFTYGSRDRFHDNEITQGGYSDNIVVSEDFAILIPDNAELEKIAPLLCAGITTYSPIQVMNVQKGDKIGIAGFGGLGSMAVKYAVKLGAEVTVFDITEDKREDALNMGAVRYVNVNNPDDLKNLNNTLNYVISTIPAYYDVNMYMSMLKRGGTMCILGLPRTSKMPTLIAMVGQHGSKKLFGSLIGGIKETQEMLNYSIENNIYPTVEIIKADAQTISDAYRKVIDGKVKFRYVIDMRTIE; translated from the coding sequence ATGAAAAAAGCTATATTAATAATGATGCTGTTATCTATTATATCATGCAACAATTCTTCTAATGCTCAAACACAAAATAACAATAATAAAATTAATAATCAAAACAGTTCTTCTAATGCAGTGTATAATCAAGAATTAAAAAAGGCCCCTATTAACATACAAACCAATGCAGACGGAAGAATAAAATCAAGAGGATTCGCTGCAGTTTCTGCTAATATGGATTTTAAATATCATGAGTTTACAAGGCACTCTGTTGGAAGCAATGATGTTTTAATAGAGATACTTTATGCTGGGATATGCCATAGCGATATACATATGGTTGAAGGTAAATCAAGCAATACGCCTTTAGTAGTTGGTCATGAAATAGCAGGAAGGGTTATACAGGTTGGAAGCTCAGTAACAAAATTTAAAGTTGGAGATTTCGCAGGAGTTGGATGCATGGTAAACTCTTGCGGGGAGTGTGAGAGTTGTTTAGATGATTTAGAGCAATACTGTTTAAATAGGGCTGTTTTTACTTATGGTTCAAGAGACAGATTCCATGATAATGAAATTACTCAAGGGGGATATTCTGACAATATAGTAGTATCTGAAGATTTTGCAATACTCATACCAGACAATGCAGAGCTTGAAAAGATTGCTCCACTTCTTTGTGCGGGCATCACGACTTATTCACCAATACAAGTTATGAATGTACAAAAAGGTGATAAAATAGGCATTGCTGGGTTTGGAGGGCTTGGCTCTATGGCTGTAAAATATGCTGTGAAGTTAGGGGCAGAAGTTACAGTATTTGACATTACAGAAGACAAAAGAGAGGACGCTTTAAATATGGGTGCTGTAAGATATGTTAATGTTAATAATCCAGATGATTTAAAAAATCTTAACAACACTCTTAATTATGTGATAAGTACAATTCCCGCTTACTATGATGTTAATATGTATATGAGTATGCTAAAAAGAGGAGGTACTATGTGTATATTAGGTCTTCCTCGCACATCAAAAATGCCTACACTTATAGCAATGGTAGGTCAGCATGGCAGTAAAAAATTATTTGGTTCACTTATAGGAGGCATAAAAGAAACTCAGGAAATGCTTAACTATTCTATAGAAAATAATATTTATCCTACTGTTGAAATAATAAAAGCAGATGCTCAAACTATATCAGATGCTTATAGAAAAGTGATAGATGGAAAAGTGAAGTTTAGATATGTGATAGACATGCGTACTATAGAATAA
- a CDS encoding peptide ABC transporter substrate-binding protein gives MKSAINLFFIFLLSIGLIITSCSSKTQNQDEGLFINVGPEPKTIDPALNIAVDAAVYIVHAFEGLTTKNKDGVLVGGAAESWDISEDGLTYTFHLRTNGKWSDGTALTSKDFVYAWKRAVDPKTASEYSYQFEPVKNAMAINASEMDLDALGVKAIDDYTLEVRLEKPTAYFLELTAFPTFFPIREDIIEKYGNSWTISPESYIGNGSYVMIERNIDDNIVMVKNTNYWDYENLVPEKITFVLMDNPTASVAGIKEGSLHFSDRVPAQDIDILREEGLLQMVKRLGTYYYAVNLTNDILKDGRVRKALSLAIDRNYIVDNVVKAGVPAGAFVPFGASDVNGDFREVGGDYISVKPEDYQKNVEKAKKLMEEAGYTNGEGLPVIQFLVDSNREIPIFEAVQQMWKEHLGVDTAISQQEWAVFLQTLYTDKNYVIGRSGWTGDYNDPMTFLGMFLSYSPQNHALFTNKEYDNLLQTAMSTIDQNIRMDAMHKAEKIFMDNDVIIPLYYYTVPTLVNPKLKGVVYDTLANHKFSYAYIEN, from the coding sequence ATGAAAAGTGCTATTAATTTATTTTTTATTTTTTTATTATCAATAGGCTTGATAATAACATCTTGTTCATCAAAAACTCAAAATCAAGATGAAGGTTTATTTATCAATGTGGGTCCAGAGCCTAAAACCATAGATCCGGCATTAAATATAGCAGTAGATGCAGCTGTGTATATAGTGCATGCATTTGAAGGACTTACTACAAAAAATAAAGATGGAGTATTAGTAGGTGGAGCTGCTGAGAGTTGGGATATAAGTGAAGACGGCCTTACATATACATTTCATTTAAGAACTAACGGCAAATGGTCTGACGGAACAGCATTAACATCTAAAGATTTTGTATATGCTTGGAAAAGAGCGGTAGATCCTAAAACAGCAAGTGAATATAGTTATCAGTTTGAGCCTGTAAAAAATGCGATGGCTATTAATGCAAGTGAAATGGATTTAGATGCTTTAGGAGTGAAGGCTATTGATGATTATACTTTAGAAGTAAGATTAGAAAAGCCTACAGCATATTTTTTAGAATTAACAGCATTTCCTACATTCTTTCCTATTCGTGAGGATATTATAGAAAAATATGGCAATTCTTGGACTATTAGCCCAGAGAGTTATATAGGGAATGGTTCTTATGTGATGATAGAGCGTAATATAGATGATAATATAGTAATGGTAAAAAATACTAATTATTGGGATTATGAGAATTTAGTTCCAGAAAAAATAACATTTGTTTTAATGGATAATCCTACAGCTTCAGTTGCTGGCATAAAGGAAGGCTCTTTACATTTTTCTGACAGAGTTCCAGCACAGGATATTGATATTTTAAGGGAAGAAGGATTACTTCAAATGGTAAAACGTCTTGGAACATACTATTATGCTGTAAATCTTACTAATGATATTTTAAAAGACGGCAGAGTTAGAAAGGCTTTATCATTGGCTATAGATAGAAATTACATAGTTGATAATGTAGTAAAGGCTGGGGTACCTGCTGGAGCATTTGTACCGTTTGGAGCATCTGATGTTAATGGAGATTTCAGAGAGGTAGGCGGGGATTATATAAGTGTTAAGCCTGAAGATTATCAAAAAAATGTAGAAAAAGCTAAAAAGTTAATGGAAGAAGCAGGTTATACAAATGGGGAAGGTTTGCCTGTAATTCAATTTTTAGTTGATTCAAATAGAGAAATACCTATATTTGAAGCAGTTCAGCAAATGTGGAAAGAACATTTAGGAGTAGACACAGCTATAAGTCAGCAGGAATGGGCAGTATTTTTACAAACATTATATACTGATAAGAATTATGTGATAGGAAGAAGCGGATGGACAGGTGATTATAATGATCCTATGACATTCTTAGGTATGTTTTTAAGTTATAGCCCTCAAAACCATGCTTTATTTACAAATAAAGAATATGATAATTTGCTTCAAACTGCTATGAGTACAATAGATCAAAATATTAGAATGGATGCTATGCATAAGGCTGAGAAAATATTTATGGACAATGATGTTATAATACCATTATACTATTATACTGTACCTACTTTAGTTAATCCTAAATTGAAAGGTGTTGTATATGATACTTTAGCAAACCATAAATTTAGCTATGCTTATATAGAAAATTAA
- a CDS encoding mannitol dehydrogenase family protein, producing MKLNVENLNDKSFWKNAGIKIPKYDINKIIKNTAEKPTWIHFGAGNIFRGFIARIADSLLNDNIIDTGIIAVDTHAFGRDDDYEMINKVYKPFDNLTLLASIKSDGEIDKKVIGSITDVIHADFINNYDALKKIFISSSLQIASFTITEKGYSIKDLNGNYNSIVQEDINNEPKKAKNIMSIAAAMLLERYKNGAYPIAILSVDNCSNNGDKLKSSIVEISKEWVKKSFADDGFIEYIEDSKKVSFPLSMVDKITPRPSDIIAKKLEEIGLEDMSVFKVGDNNMAPFVNAEVPEYLIIEDLFPNGTVALEKAGVYLTDRTTVQIAEKMKVTTCLNPLHTALAVFGCLLNYNFIYEEMRNHALKKLVEKIGYDEGMKVVVDPKILNPKDFIKEVIEERLVNPYIPDSPKRIATDTSQKIPIRYGETLKSYIEKRFDASSLVGIPLTIAAWLRYLMCIDDEGKPMEISPDPMLEELQKHIKNIQFKNIESVGNNLKPILSNKTIFAVDLYDEKINLADKIESYFKEMISKENAVKECLEKYIK from the coding sequence ATGAAACTCAATGTAGAAAACTTGAATGATAAAAGTTTTTGGAAAAATGCGGGTATAAAAATACCTAAATATGATATAAATAAAATTATAAAAAATACAGCTGAAAAACCAACATGGATTCATTTTGGAGCTGGAAACATATTTAGAGGTTTTATAGCAAGGATAGCTGACAGTCTTTTGAATGATAATATTATAGATACTGGTATAATAGCAGTAGATACTCATGCTTTTGGAAGAGATGATGATTATGAAATGATTAATAAAGTTTATAAGCCTTTTGATAATCTTACTCTTTTAGCTTCTATTAAAAGCGATGGAGAAATAGATAAAAAAGTTATAGGAAGTATAACTGATGTAATTCATGCTGATTTTATTAATAATTACGATGCATTAAAAAAAATATTTATATCAAGTTCGCTTCAAATAGCAAGTTTTACAATTACAGAAAAAGGCTATTCAATAAAAGATTTGAATGGCAATTATAACAGCATAGTTCAAGAAGATATTAATAATGAACCAAAAAAAGCAAAAAATATTATGAGTATTGCTGCTGCTATGCTTTTAGAAAGATATAAAAATGGAGCTTATCCTATAGCTATACTTAGTGTAGATAATTGTTCTAATAATGGAGATAAATTAAAATCATCTATTGTTGAAATATCTAAAGAATGGGTAAAAAAAAGTTTTGCTGATGATGGATTTATAGAATATATTGAGGATAGTAAAAAAGTTTCTTTTCCTTTAAGTATGGTTGATAAAATCACTCCTAGACCTTCTGATATTATAGCAAAAAAATTAGAAGAGATAGGGCTTGAAGATATGTCAGTATTTAAAGTAGGGGATAACAATATGGCTCCTTTTGTTAATGCTGAGGTTCCTGAATATTTAATAATTGAAGATTTATTTCCTAATGGAACGGTAGCGTTAGAAAAAGCTGGGGTATATTTAACAGATAGAACAACTGTTCAAATTGCAGAAAAAATGAAAGTTACAACTTGTTTAAATCCTCTTCATACAGCATTAGCAGTGTTTGGATGTTTGCTAAATTATAATTTTATATACGAAGAGATGAGAAATCATGCATTAAAAAAATTAGTTGAAAAAATAGGATATGATGAAGGCATGAAAGTAGTTGTTGATCCTAAAATTTTGAACCCTAAAGATTTTATAAAAGAGGTAATTGAAGAGCGTTTAGTAAATCCTTATATACCGGATTCTCCAAAAAGAATAGCAACAGACACTTCACAAAAAATTCCTATAAGATACGGAGAAACTTTAAAATCTTATATAGAAAAAAGATTTGATGCTTCTTCTTTAGTAGGCATACCTCTAACAATAGCAGCTTGGCTTAGGTATTTAATGTGTATTGATGATGAAGGAAAGCCTATGGAAATAAGCCCAGACCCAATGCTAGAAGAATTACAAAAACATATAAAAAATATTCAATTTAAAAATATAGAAAGTGTTGGAAATAATCTAAAACCTATACTATCAAACAAGACTATATTTGCTGTTGATTTATATGATGAAAAAATAAATTTAGCAGACAAAATAGAAAGTTATTTTAAAGAAATGATAAGTAAAGAGAATGCTGTAAAAGAATGCTTAGAAAAATATATAAAATAA
- the uxuA gene encoding mannonate dehydratase gives MIMTLRWFGKNFDSVTLKQIRQIPGVKGVITTLYDSKVGEAWKDEDIKNIKKEVEDSGLKIYGIESVNIHDDIKIGLPSRNKYIENYIKTLEVLGKNEINLVCYNFMPVFDWTRSDLAKVRPDSSTVLSYDQEIIDKIDPQKMFEQIDSNSNGFVLPGWEPDRLSRLKELFEMYKDVDDEKLFENLKYFLTAIMPTCEKYNIKMAIHPDDPAWPVFGLPRIIINKENILRMVNSVNSYCNGVTLCAGSLGSNPKNDIPDIIRSLKGKIFFAHVRNLEHIAQGKFQEAAHLSSDGSMDMFAIMKAFYDIGFEGPFRPDHGRAIWGEVSMPGYGLYDRALGAVYLQGLWEAIDKMSK, from the coding sequence ATGATAATGACTTTAAGATGGTTTGGAAAGAATTTTGATTCTGTAACTCTAAAACAAATTAGGCAAATACCCGGGGTGAAAGGAGTTATAACAACATTATATGATAGCAAAGTAGGAGAAGCTTGGAAAGATGAAGATATAAAAAATATAAAAAAAGAAGTGGAAGACTCAGGACTTAAAATATATGGTATAGAGAGTGTAAACATACATGACGATATAAAAATAGGACTTCCTAGCAGAAATAAATATATAGAAAATTATATAAAAACATTAGAAGTATTAGGCAAAAATGAAATTAATTTAGTATGCTACAATTTTATGCCTGTATTCGATTGGACTAGAAGTGATTTAGCAAAAGTAAGGCCTGATAGCTCTACAGTATTGTCTTATGACCAAGAGATAATAGATAAAATAGACCCACAAAAAATGTTTGAACAAATTGATTCTAATTCTAATGGTTTTGTACTTCCCGGTTGGGAGCCTGATAGATTAAGCAGATTAAAAGAACTTTTTGAAATGTATAAAGATGTTGATGATGAAAAGCTTTTTGAAAACTTAAAATATTTCTTAACAGCAATAATGCCTACATGTGAGAAATATAATATAAAAATGGCTATACACCCTGATGACCCTGCATGGCCTGTGTTTGGACTTCCTAGAATAATAATTAATAAAGAGAATATATTAAGAATGGTTAATAGTGTTAATAGCTATTGTAATGGAGTTACATTATGTGCTGGCTCTTTAGGGTCTAATCCTAAAAATGATATACCTGATATAATAAGAAGCTTAAAAGGAAAAATCTTCTTTGCACATGTGAGAAACTTAGAGCATATAGCACAGGGTAAATTCCAAGAAGCAGCTCACTTATCAAGCGATGGTTCAATGGATATGTTTGCTATAATGAAAGCATTTTATGATATAGGTTTTGAAGGACCATTTAGACCAGATCATGGAAGAGCTATTTGGGGTGAAGTGTCTATGCCCGGTTATGGACTTTATGATAGGGCATTGGGAGCTGTTTATTTGCAGGGGTTATGGGAAGCAATAGACAAAATGAGTAAATAA
- the uxaC gene encoding glucuronate isomerase: MKTFMGEDFLLCSETAKTLFYNYANKCAIFDYHCHLNPKEIAENKKFKNLTEIWLYGDHYKWRMMRANGVEEKFITGDADDYYKFMAWVKTVPNLIGNPLYHWSHLELQRYFNIYEVINEDNADTIWKKANEKLDNMTVKDILKKFKVHTIGTTDDPIDNLEYHKLINEGKSKIGNIDTKVVPSFRPDKAINIEMSDFSDYVKKLEEASKINIIDIKSLIEALYNRVDYFKSLGCVSSDCSLYVIPFNFDNEKIIDDIFKKAMNKEILSNEEIEKYKTYMLLKLIKKYRESNLVMQIHISAMRNNNEVMFKKIGADTGFDSIGDSNIIEKLSLLLKTANNEGGLPKIIFYSLNKKDYYPLLTLMGCFQGEGIKGKMQLGSAWWFLDNKDAIEEQIKILANTASLGLFVGMLTDSRSFLSYSRHEYFRRILCNIIGEWAENGEVPNDIKYLGNIIENICFNNTNIYFNS; the protein is encoded by the coding sequence ATGAAAACTTTTATGGGTGAAGATTTTTTATTGTGTAGTGAAACAGCAAAAACGCTTTTTTATAATTATGCTAATAAATGTGCTATATTTGATTATCATTGTCATTTGAATCCAAAAGAAATTGCTGAAAACAAGAAATTTAAAAATTTAACAGAAATTTGGCTTTATGGTGATCATTATAAATGGAGAATGATGCGAGCTAATGGCGTAGAGGAAAAGTTTATAACAGGTGATGCTGATGATTATTATAAGTTTATGGCTTGGGTAAAAACAGTTCCTAATTTAATAGGAAATCCTCTTTATCATTGGAGTCATTTAGAGCTTCAGAGATATTTTAATATTTATGAAGTTATTAATGAAGATAATGCTGATACAATATGGAAAAAAGCAAATGAAAAATTAGATAATATGACTGTTAAAGATATTCTCAAAAAATTTAAAGTTCATACAATAGGTACAACTGATGACCCCATAGATAATTTAGAATATCATAAATTAATAAATGAAGGCAAATCAAAAATAGGAAATATTGATACAAAAGTTGTCCCTTCTTTTAGACCTGATAAGGCTATAAATATAGAAATGTCTGATTTTAGTGATTATGTAAAAAAACTAGAAGAGGCAAGTAAAATAAATATTATAGACATAAAATCATTAATTGAAGCTTTATATAATAGAGTAGATTATTTTAAGAGTTTAGGCTGTGTGTCTAGTGATTGTTCATTATATGTAATTCCTTTTAATTTTGATAATGAAAAAATAATAGATGATATTTTTAAAAAAGCTATGAATAAAGAAATACTGTCTAATGAAGAGATAGAAAAATACAAAACATACATGCTGCTAAAATTAATTAAAAAATATAGAGAATCAAACTTAGTTATGCAAATACATATTTCTGCTATGAGAAACAATAATGAAGTGATGTTCAAAAAAATAGGTGCTGATACAGGATTCGATTCTATAGGAGATTCTAATATTATAGAAAAATTATCATTATTATTAAAAACTGCTAACAATGAAGGAGGGCTTCCAAAAATTATTTTTTATAGTTTAAACAAAAAAGATTATTATCCTCTTTTAACTCTTATGGGATGTTTTCAAGGTGAAGGTATAAAAGGAAAAATGCAGCTTGGTTCTGCTTGGTGGTTTTTAGACAATAAAGATGCAATTGAGGAACAGATTAAAATTCTTGCTAATACTGCTTCATTGGGTTTATTTGTTGGAATGCTTACAGACTCAAGAAGTTTTTTATCATATTCAAGACATGAATATTTTAGGAGAATATTATGTAATATTATAGGCGAGTGGGCAGAAAATGGAGAAGTGCCTAATGATATTAAATATTTAGGGAACATTATAGAGAATATATGCTTTAATAATACTAATATTTACTTTAACAGTTAA